In Nicotiana tabacum cultivar K326 chromosome 17, ASM71507v2, whole genome shotgun sequence, one DNA window encodes the following:
- the LOC107822687 gene encoding carbonic anhydrase, chloroplastic has product MSTASINSCLTISPAQASLKKPTRPVAFARLSNSSSSTSVPSLIRNEPVFAAPTPIINPILREEMAKESYEQAIAALEKLLSEKGELGPIAAARVDQITAELQSSDGSKPFDPVEHMKAGFIHFKTEKYEKNPALYGELSKGQSPKFMVFACSDSRVCPSHVLNFQPGEAFVVRNIANMVPAYDKTRYSGVGAAIEYAVLHLKVENIVVIGHSACGGIKGLMSLPADGSESTAFIEDWVKIGLPAKAKVQGEHVDKCFADQCTACEKEAVNVSLGNLLTYPFVREGLVKKTLALKGGHYDFVNGGFELWGLEFGLSPSLSV; this is encoded by the exons ATGTCAACTGCTTCCATTAACAGTTGCCTTACTATCTCCCCTGCTCAAGCTTCCCTTAAGAAACCAACTCGTCCTGTTGCTTTTGCAAGGCTTAGCaactcttcttcttctacttctgttcCCAGTCTCATCAGAAACGAGCCCGTCTTCGCCGCCCCTACTCCCATCATCAACCCTATTTTG AGAGAAGAAATGGCAAAGGAATCCTATGAGCAGGCCATTGCTGCACTCGAGAAACTCCTCAG CGAAAAAGGAGAACTTGGACCAATTGCTGCAGCAAGAGTTGACCAGATTACAGCTGAATTGCAATCATCAGATGGCAGCAAACCATTCGACCCTGTTGAGCACATGAAAGCTGGCTTTATTCACTTCAAAACTGAGAAATACGA GAAGAACCCAGCCTTATATGGGGAACTATCAAAAGGCCAGAGCCCCAAG TTCATGGTCTTTGCCTGCTCTGACTCTCGAGTGTGCCCATCACATGTCCTGAACTTCCAACCTGGTGAGGCTTTCGTGGTCCGAAACATCGCCAACATGGTCCCTGCTTATGACAAG ACCAGATACTCCGGAGTCGGAGCAGCTATCGAATACGCTGTTCTTCACCTTAAGGTAGAGAACATTGTTGTCATTGGCCATAGCGCATGTGGAGGTATCAAAGGTCTCATGTCTTTACCTGCAGATGGTTCTGAATCAAC TGCCTTCATTGAGGATTGGGTGAAAATTGGTTTACCTGCCAAGGCGAAGGTGCAGGGTGAACACGTGGATAAATGTTTTGCAGATCAATGCACAGCTTGTGAGAAG GAAGCTGTGAATGTGTCACTTGGAAATTTGCTGACCTATCCATTTGTGAGAGAAGGTTTGGTGAAGAAAACACTAGCATTGAAGGGAGGTCACTATGATTTCGTGAATGGAGGATTTGAGCTGTGGGGACTTGAGTTCGGTCTTTCTCCTTCTCTTTCCGTATGA